In Nocardia asteroides, a single genomic region encodes these proteins:
- a CDS encoding HAD family hydrolase gives MTRPAGVLWDMDGTLLDSEKLWDVAVRELAREHGREMTDEIRHALIGASGPNALRIMFTGLGIEPTRAALVAAGEFLERRVTALMTGPIPWRPGAVEALAMIAAAGVPAALVTNTKRSLTELALNTLGRDNFAVTVCGDEVPHGKPEPDVYLRAAELLGADPGDCVAIEDSPTGSAAAAAAGCAVLVVPCEIAVPAAPGLVFRESLTGLSMADLSAALTSGEREPAARP, from the coding sequence ATGACCCGACCGGCGGGTGTGCTCTGGGACATGGACGGCACCCTGCTCGACTCCGAGAAGCTGTGGGATGTCGCGGTGCGCGAGCTGGCCAGGGAGCACGGTCGCGAGATGACCGACGAGATCAGGCACGCCCTGATCGGCGCCTCCGGGCCGAACGCGCTGCGCATCATGTTCACCGGCCTCGGCATCGAGCCGACCCGCGCTGCGCTGGTGGCGGCGGGCGAGTTCCTGGAGCGCCGCGTCACCGCGCTCATGACCGGCCCGATCCCGTGGCGGCCGGGCGCGGTCGAGGCGCTGGCGATGATCGCCGCGGCCGGGGTGCCCGCCGCGCTGGTCACCAACACCAAGCGGTCACTGACCGAACTCGCCTTGAATACGCTCGGCCGGGACAATTTCGCGGTCACCGTCTGCGGCGACGAGGTGCCGCACGGCAAACCGGAGCCGGACGTCTACCTGCGCGCCGCCGAACTCCTCGGCGCCGACCCCGGCGACTGCGTCGCGATCGAGGACTCGCCGACCGGTTCCGCCGCGGCCGCCGCCGCAGGCTGCGCGGTCCTGGTCGTGCCCTGCGAGATCGCCGTTCCCGCCGCGCCCGGACTCGTTTTCCGGGAATCGCTTACCGGGCTCTCGATGGCCGATCTGAGCGCCGCGCTCACCTCCGGCGAACGTGAGCCCGCCGCCCGCCCGTAG
- a CDS encoding serine/threonine-protein kinase: protein MTSDRLIAGRYRLSDPIGTGAMGVVWKATDVRLQRTVAVKQLRLDPQLTPSQRVEARARAMREGRIAARLHHPNAITVFDVAEEDGRPWLVMEFMDAPSLAARISGGRTLPPMEVARIGAQAAAALAAAHRAGILHRDVKPGNLLVGDDGTVKITDFGISRAVGDVTVTATGFLAGTPAYLAPEVARGEDGEPASDVFALGSTLYAAVTGSPPFGEGDNPLAVLHAVARGHVQPPQHAGALGPVLMHLLAPTPEARPTMQEAAGVLEGVAVGRPAGPTSVLPPGGYPRTAVLAGPSGTTVLPDPGRFGGPPPNDPRSAPPPGPRVNAFRPAYGPRAGAPGVYGPGTPGSGPVAPGSGPARVPQGPPSGPTGGSVAGARGAPGAESAPAPGSGERVELRKRDGSVAAGVASAAVAPNSGDGEGAAEDSGVAGSASPSDDASSAASSAAGSAAPNSDAVSAASDSGATAGPAEGGASGSGAAGKSAGDAASGAGAADDSSTPGDVLAGSAAAVGAASDGVSADAGAAAPSAGGPGAAGPSGTGPSGTGPSAAAPGAAGSGPSASGTASDSGPNPDPTTALPPAANDSPYTPDYAAFAAAARPTPVTPLEYTPPRRDPAAGKRLQLTALGAIALAVILLAGVLIALIARGTGDDDQQAAPPPPSPSAVTTQAPAPTTEAPAPATSNAPAPQNGPPTTEQQAQFVQGYYGMLPGDINGAWAQLSPGYQAQTGGFGAYSQFWSTIRGVRVGSITPTGPDTVVASLTYTLAGGGTSSESRWFRVANEGGRFLLAGSGL, encoded by the coding sequence ATGACGTCGGACCGGTTGATCGCGGGACGGTATCGGCTCTCCGATCCGATCGGCACCGGCGCCATGGGCGTCGTGTGGAAGGCGACCGACGTCCGGTTGCAGCGGACCGTCGCGGTCAAGCAGCTGCGGCTGGATCCGCAGCTCACCCCGTCGCAGCGGGTCGAGGCGCGGGCGCGGGCCATGCGCGAGGGGCGGATCGCCGCCCGGCTGCACCATCCGAACGCCATCACCGTCTTCGACGTGGCCGAGGAGGACGGGCGGCCGTGGCTCGTCATGGAGTTCATGGACGCGCCGAGTCTGGCCGCGCGGATCTCCGGGGGGCGCACGCTGCCGCCGATGGAGGTGGCGCGGATCGGGGCGCAGGCCGCCGCCGCGCTGGCCGCCGCGCACCGGGCCGGGATTCTGCATCGGGATGTGAAGCCGGGGAATCTGCTGGTCGGGGATGACGGCACGGTCAAGATCACCGACTTCGGGATCTCGCGGGCGGTCGGGGATGTGACCGTCACCGCGACCGGATTTCTCGCGGGGACTCCCGCGTACCTGGCACCCGAGGTGGCGCGCGGGGAAGACGGGGAGCCCGCCTCCGACGTGTTCGCGCTCGGGTCGACGCTGTACGCCGCGGTGACCGGGAGCCCGCCGTTCGGCGAGGGGGACAATCCGCTCGCGGTGCTGCACGCCGTGGCGCGGGGGCATGTGCAGCCGCCGCAGCACGCCGGGGCACTCGGGCCGGTGCTGATGCATCTGCTCGCGCCGACGCCCGAGGCGCGGCCGACCATGCAGGAGGCGGCCGGGGTGCTCGAGGGGGTCGCCGTCGGGCGGCCCGCCGGGCCGACCTCGGTGCTGCCGCCCGGCGGATATCCGCGGACGGCAGTCCTGGCCGGGCCGAGTGGGACCACCGTTCTGCCCGATCCCGGGCGGTTCGGGGGGCCGCCGCCGAACGATCCGCGCAGTGCTCCGCCGCCGGGGCCGCGGGTGAACGCGTTTCGGCCCGCCTACGGGCCGAGGGCCGGTGCGCCCGGGGTGTACGGGCCGGGGACGCCGGGGAGCGGGCCGGTCGCTCCGGGGTCCGGGCCTGCCCGGGTGCCGCAGGGGCCGCCGAGTGGGCCGACCGGCGGTTCGGTAGCCGGTGCCAGGGGTGCGCCGGGGGCGGAGAGCGCGCCCGCGCCGGGCTCCGGCGAGCGGGTCGAGTTGCGCAAGCGGGACGGCTCGGTCGCGGCCGGTGTGGCGAGTGCCGCCGTCGCGCCGAACTCCGGTGACGGTGAAGGTGCGGCCGAGGATTCCGGCGTGGCCGGCTCCGCCTCGCCGAGCGATGACGCGAGCAGCGCCGCGTCGAGCGCGGCCGGGAGCGCCGCTCCGAATTCCGATGCGGTGAGCGCCGCTTCGGATTCCGGCGCGACAGCGGGCCCCGCCGAGGGCGGTGCCTCGGGTTCCGGTGCGGCGGGAAAGTCCGCAGGCGATGCAGCCTCGGGCGCCGGTGCCGCCGACGACTCCTCCACGCCCGGCGATGTACTCGCGGGCTCCGCAGCGGCAGTTGGCGCTGCGTCCGACGGTGTCTCCGCCGACGCGGGCGCAGCCGCCCCGAGTGCGGGTGGCCCGGGTGCGGCTGGCCCGAGTGGGACCGGCCCGAGTGGGACCGGCCCGAGTGCGGCCGCACCGGGTGCGGCCGGGAGCGGTCCCTCGGCTTCCGGGACGGCATCCGACTCCGGCCCGAACCCCGACCCCACCACCGCGCTCCCACCAGCAGCGAACGATTCGCCCTACACCCCCGACTACGCCGCCTTCGCGGCCGCCGCGCGCCCGACCCCCGTCACCCCGCTCGAGTACACCCCGCCCCGCCGCGACCCGGCGGCGGGCAAGCGGCTGCAGCTGACCGCGCTGGGCGCGATCGCCCTCGCGGTGATCCTCCTGGCGGGCGTGCTCATCGCCCTGATCGCCCGCGGCACCGGCGACGACGACCAGCAGGCGGCGCCCCCGCCCCCGAGCCCATCGGCCGTGACCACGCAGGCTCCGGCCCCCACCACGGAGGCTCCGGCCCCGGCCACCTCGAACGCCCCGGCCCCGCAGAACGGCCCGCCGACCACGGAGCAGCAGGCCCAGTTCGTGCAGGGCTACTACGGCATGCTGCCGGGCGACATCAACGGCGCGTGGGCGCAGCTCTCCCCGGGGTACCAGGCGCAGACCGGCGGCTTCGGCGCGTACTCGCAGTTCTGGTCGACGATCCGCGGGGTGCGGGTCGGCTCGATCACCCCGACCGGCCCGGACACCGTGGTGGCCTCGCTCACCTACACCCTGGCCGGCGGCGGCACCAGCTCGGAGAGCCGCTGGTTCCGGGTGGCCAACGAGGGCGGCCGCTTCCTGCTCGCGGGCTCCGGGCTCTGA